From Rhododendron vialii isolate Sample 1 chromosome 10a, ASM3025357v1, the proteins below share one genomic window:
- the LOC131303775 gene encoding O-fucosyltransferase 38 isoform X2, with protein sequence MVKDRAFSHPRTSTAANKFLPRKPSSSSIALYIISLFAFSIFVFNYYSKDILEDEQKHPLLEESQSLQLPREMLWGALDDYGLRPCVEPTAKYKATQARDRYLTVRSNGGLNQMRTGISDMVAVARIMNATLVIPQLDKRSFWQDSSTFSDVFNEHHFITSLQRDVRIVKELPKELESAPRARKHFSSWSGMSYYEEMTHLWKDYQVIHVAKSDSRLANNELPLDIQRLRCRALYNALRFFPPIENLGKRLVERLRSHAGRYIALHLRYEKDMLSFTGCTSGLTDAESEELTIMRETTSHWKMKKINSTEQRLGGFCPLTPKEVGIFLQALGYAPSTIIYIAAGEIYGGNTHLSELTSLFPNVVFKEMIATQEELKAFSNHASQNAALDYIISVESDIFIPSYSGNMARAVEGHRRFLGHRKTITPNRKGLVEIFDKLETAQLERSSLSNLVMKLHKNSTHRRCASITFLWR encoded by the exons ATGGTTAAGGACAGAGCCTTTTCTCACCCAAGAACCTCAACGGCAGCAAATAAGTTCCTCCCAAGAAAACCCTCTTCCTCCTCAATCGCACTCTACATTATCTCTCTCTTTGCCTTTTCAATCTTCGTGTTTAACTACTACAGTAAAGACATTTTGGAAGATGAACAAAAACATCCTCTGCTAGAAGAGTCTCAATCTTTGCAG CTGCCACGTGAAATGCTTTGGGGAGCACTTGATGACTACGGTTTACGCCCATGTGTCGAGCCTACTGCTAAGTATAAAG CAACACAAGCACGGGATCGCTATTTGACTGTAAGGAGTAATGGGGGACTGAATCAGATGCGCACTGGT ATATCCGATATGGTGGCTGTGGCACGCATAATGAATGCAACCTTAGTAATTCCTCAATTGGATAAGCGCTCATTTTGGCAAGATTCAAG TACCTTTTCAGATGTGTTCAATGAGCACCATTTCATCACAAGCTTACAAAGAGATGTGAGGATTGTGAAAGAACTTCCCAAGGAATTAGAATCTGCTCCTCGAGCCAGGAAGCACTTCTCTTCTTGGTCTGGTATGAGCTACTATGAAGAAATGACACATTTGTGGAAGGACTATCAG GTGATTCATGTCGCAAAATCAGATTCTAGACTTGCAAACAACGAGCTACCTCTTGATATTCAGCGGTTGAGATGTCGGGCACTCTATAATGCTCTCCGTTTCTTTCCTCCTATTGAGAATCTAGGGAAG AGGCTGGTGGAGCGGCTGAGATCACATGCTGGGAGATACATTGCTCTTCATCTGAGATACGAAAAAGACATGTTATCTTTCACTGGCTGCACTTCTGGTCTTACTGATGCAGAATCTGAAGAGCTGACAATAATGAG GGAGACCACAAGCCattggaagatgaagaagataaaTTCAACAGAACAAAGACTAGGAGGCTTTTGTCCACTAACTCCCAAGGAGGTGGGGATATTTCTGCAAGCTCTTGGTTATGCTCCATCAACAATAATTTATATTGCTGCTGGTGAAATTTATGGTGGCAACACGCACTTATCAGAGCTCACATCTCTCTTCCCAAATGTCGTTTTCAAG GAAATGATTGCAACTCAAGAAGAGTTGAAAGCATTTTCAAATCATGCATCGCAAAATGCAGCACTTGATTATATCATCTCGGTAGAGAGCGATATATTCATTCCGTCATATTCGGGTAACATGGCAAGAGCTGTTGAGGGGCACCGTAGATTCTTGGGCCACCGGAAGACAATCACTCCAAACAG GAAGGGCCTTGTTGAAATATTTGATAAGCTGGAAACCGCACAGCTTGAAAGATCATCCTTGTCAAATCTTGTGATGAAATTGCACAAGAACAG CACACACAGGCGATGTGCCTCGATCACATTTTTGTGGAGATGA
- the LOC131303775 gene encoding O-fucosyltransferase 38 isoform X1, protein MVKDRAFSHPRTSTAANKFLPRKPSSSSIALYIISLFAFSIFVFNYYSKDILEDEQKHPLLEESQSLQLPREMLWGALDDYGLRPCVEPTAKYKATQARDRYLTVRSNGGLNQMRTGISDMVAVARIMNATLVIPQLDKRSFWQDSSTFSDVFNEHHFITSLQRDVRIVKELPKELESAPRARKHFSSWSGMSYYEEMTHLWKDYQVIHVAKSDSRLANNELPLDIQRLRCRALYNALRFFPPIENLGKRLVERLRSHAGRYIALHLRYEKDMLSFTGCTSGLTDAESEELTIMRETTSHWKMKKINSTEQRLGGFCPLTPKEVGIFLQALGYAPSTIIYIAAGEIYGGNTHLSELTSLFPNVVFKEMIATQEELKAFSNHASQNAALDYIISVESDIFIPSYSGNMARAVEGHRRFLGHRKTITPNRKGLVEIFDKLETAQLERSSLSNLVMKLHKNRQGAPRKRGGPLPGIKGRARFRTEESFYQNPYPECICRSRSKTLR, encoded by the exons ATGGTTAAGGACAGAGCCTTTTCTCACCCAAGAACCTCAACGGCAGCAAATAAGTTCCTCCCAAGAAAACCCTCTTCCTCCTCAATCGCACTCTACATTATCTCTCTCTTTGCCTTTTCAATCTTCGTGTTTAACTACTACAGTAAAGACATTTTGGAAGATGAACAAAAACATCCTCTGCTAGAAGAGTCTCAATCTTTGCAG CTGCCACGTGAAATGCTTTGGGGAGCACTTGATGACTACGGTTTACGCCCATGTGTCGAGCCTACTGCTAAGTATAAAG CAACACAAGCACGGGATCGCTATTTGACTGTAAGGAGTAATGGGGGACTGAATCAGATGCGCACTGGT ATATCCGATATGGTGGCTGTGGCACGCATAATGAATGCAACCTTAGTAATTCCTCAATTGGATAAGCGCTCATTTTGGCAAGATTCAAG TACCTTTTCAGATGTGTTCAATGAGCACCATTTCATCACAAGCTTACAAAGAGATGTGAGGATTGTGAAAGAACTTCCCAAGGAATTAGAATCTGCTCCTCGAGCCAGGAAGCACTTCTCTTCTTGGTCTGGTATGAGCTACTATGAAGAAATGACACATTTGTGGAAGGACTATCAG GTGATTCATGTCGCAAAATCAGATTCTAGACTTGCAAACAACGAGCTACCTCTTGATATTCAGCGGTTGAGATGTCGGGCACTCTATAATGCTCTCCGTTTCTTTCCTCCTATTGAGAATCTAGGGAAG AGGCTGGTGGAGCGGCTGAGATCACATGCTGGGAGATACATTGCTCTTCATCTGAGATACGAAAAAGACATGTTATCTTTCACTGGCTGCACTTCTGGTCTTACTGATGCAGAATCTGAAGAGCTGACAATAATGAG GGAGACCACAAGCCattggaagatgaagaagataaaTTCAACAGAACAAAGACTAGGAGGCTTTTGTCCACTAACTCCCAAGGAGGTGGGGATATTTCTGCAAGCTCTTGGTTATGCTCCATCAACAATAATTTATATTGCTGCTGGTGAAATTTATGGTGGCAACACGCACTTATCAGAGCTCACATCTCTCTTCCCAAATGTCGTTTTCAAG GAAATGATTGCAACTCAAGAAGAGTTGAAAGCATTTTCAAATCATGCATCGCAAAATGCAGCACTTGATTATATCATCTCGGTAGAGAGCGATATATTCATTCCGTCATATTCGGGTAACATGGCAAGAGCTGTTGAGGGGCACCGTAGATTCTTGGGCCACCGGAAGACAATCACTCCAAACAG GAAGGGCCTTGTTGAAATATTTGATAAGCTGGAAACCGCACAGCTTGAAAGATCATCCTTGTCAAATCTTGTGATGAAATTGCACAAGAACAG GCAAGGCGCTCCAAGGAAAAGAGGAGGTCCCCTCCCAGGAATCAAAGGCAGGGCGCGGTTCAGGACTGAAGAATCCTTTTATCAAAATCCATACCCAGAATGCATTTGCCGTTCAAGAAGTAAAACATTACGATGA